The genomic region ctttttctactcTGTGAATCATGTTGGgtacttgaaatattttacttatagTGTTTTTTCTGGCCTTCTTTTTTATGGCTTCTTACACAGATAATGCTTATTGAATCCAATGTACTTCAGGATTTatccttatttattttctgttgatTTAACAGGTTGCTTCACAATCTAACTTTGGCCTAAATCATCTTGTTTGTGGTTCTCAGTTAACAAGACTCCAGGATCTCAATAATGAGATCATCTTTTTGAACCATAACGTCAAAAGTTTGAGGTGGTAGGAGAAGCAGAAGCTTTTCCAAGTGTGTTGGATCTGAATAAATGACGAGGGGACGATCAGATGGACCACAGAAGAAGCGGTTGTTGACTTCTGTGGGTGTTTTGGctgtatttcttgtttttctgtaTGTCTACTTTGGCTCTAAGAATGCTGGGGAGTCTGCTCTGGAGTATGGCAGCAGGTCTTTGAGAAAATTAGGATCATCTTATCTGGGTGGAGATGAAGATTCTGATCTTGGTAAGCAAGATGATGCTTCGATCAAGCTTTCTCTCGATGAAGGAGAGGATGCTATCACCCCGAAGAGCTTTCCAGTAAGTACTTCCACTATTTGTAGGAATAAAAGAACCAGCCCCTACCTTTGTGCTTTCTTTCCTATGATTCTATTTGATGGGATTTATTAATCATCCTGTTCAATTGTAAGGTCTGTGATGATCGCCATTCAGAGCTGATCCCGTGTCTGGACAGAAATCTTATTTATCAAATGAGATTGAAATTAGATCTATCTGTGATGGAACACTATGAAAGGCACTGCCCATTACCTGAAAGGCGGTACAATTGTTTGATTCCCCCTCCTCCAGGATACAAGGTGAGGGTCTCAAACTTTAGGTTATGCAGTTGATTTTAGTCTGCAGACTTTCGCATTCTCACTTGttcctataatttattcatattattctTTCTGTTTTGGAAACTGCAGATCCCAATCAAGTGGCCAAAAAGTAGAGATGAAGTTTGGAAAGCAAACATTCCTCACACTCACCTTGCACATGAGAAGTCTGACCAGAACTGGATGGTTGTTAAAGGAGATAAGATTCATTTTCCTGGAGGAGGCACCCACTTTCACTATGGAGCAGATAAATACATTGCTTCTATTGCAAATGTAAGTTTCTGGCTGTGAAGTATCAGCAATTGCATGCTTAACCTgattgagtaaattatttgttCCTCTTATTGATTTAAGATAATTTCCCTGCATCAAtgactgtttttttttaaattttgacttctGGCCTAAGATAATAAAACCCATCGTCTGGTCCTgattatactttttctttttgcagatGCTTAACTTTTCCAATGATAACTTGAACAATGAAGGACGATTGCGCACAGTTTTCGATGTTGGTTGTGGTGTTGCAAGTTTCGGAGGTTACCTACTTTCTTCTGATATCATTGCAATGTCTCTAGCACCTAACGATGTGCATCAGAACCAGATCCAATTTGCTCTGGAAAGAGGAATTCCTGCATATCTCGGTGTTCTTGGTACAAAGAGACTTCCTTATCCAAGCAGGTCTTTTGAATTTGCTCACTGTTCTCGTTGTAGAATTGATTGGCTGCAGAGGGATGGGATCCTTCTTCTTGAGTTGGATAGGGTGCTTAGACCTGGAGGCTATTTTGCTTACTCGTCTCCTGAAGCTTATGCTCAGGATGAAGAGGATCTAAGAATATGGAGGGAGATGAGTGCACTTGTGGAACGTATGTGCTGGAGAATTGCTTCGAAAAGAAACCAAACTGTCATTTGGCAAAAGCCTTTAACAAACGACTGTTATTTGGAAAGAGAACCTGGGACTCAGCCACCACTCTGTCGATCTGATGATGATCCTGATGCAGTTTGGGGTGTACAAATGGAGGCATGCATTACGCCTTATTCTGACCGTAAGCATCTCATTACCTTATATGTTACAAAAACTTCATTTCTTGGATTAAATCCTAGCTAGGGAAAATTCTGGAATGTAAATAGatggtttatttttgttgcttcCAAATGGTAAGATGAATGATTCAGATTCTGTTCTCTCCATATCAAATTGGGTGTCTTAGACCTTGGAGTTTCTGGAGGAAAAAGGTTGAGCAGATTACCTATTTTCTCCTCTTGCATGTTTAACCCTTGATGGATGGGTTCAAAATGAGTCGGAGATGAAGTCGAATAACTCCTAATTTGCTTTTAGGGGCCTTTAAGAGTTCTCTTTATAGTCAGCAGTTTATGTAGGTTGGTAAATCTGGTATTTTGCTAATGTTATTCGTGTTCCTagttgagaaagaaaagaatatgttTAGTCCACCATGCATTGCATTAAAGAATATGTTTAGTCCACCATGCATTGCATTTCATGAGCTAATAATTTAGAATGTAGGTCATCTAATGCTTATCAAGACTCGTGTCGCATTGTGTTTGCCTGTCAAAAGTTCTTCAGGTATGACTTCAATTTCATtctctaatatttttgttctcatCATCAGATGATCACAAAACAAAAGGTAGTGGATTGGCTCCATGGCCTGCCCGATTAACTACTCCTCCCCCACGTCTTGCTGATTTTGGCTATTCGAGTGAAATGTTCGAAAAAGATCAGGTAATTTGGGAgtatactcatacatatagtctttcattttctttcttctttttcctgcTTCCCCTTTAAACCCCTGCTTGCTTATCCTTTGCATATGCAGACAAAATGGACAAAAAGTTAATTCTTAACTTTGTACTAACTGTTTCAAATAGGAACTTTGGAGACGGAGAGTCGACCAATACTGGAGTCTCTTAAGCCCAAAGATATCATCTGACACTCTAAGAAACGTCATGGATATGAAGGCAAATTTGGGATCATTCGCTGCTGCCTTGAAGGATAAGGATGTTTGGGTGATGAATGTTGTACCTGAAGACGGACCGAAAACACTAAAGATTGTCTATGACAGAGGCTTGATCGGCACTGTTCATAACTGGTACGCCAATAATTACTGCAACGGCCAAACTCTATATTGGTTTCGCCATTCTGGCTTAGTAGCCTTTAAGCTATTGAATATTGTTCTAAATCTCTCCGGGGTGATTGCTAGCTCCTTCTGAAAGATCCCAAGATTTAGTCTATGAGCTATTGTGTGCTCAATAACTTAGCAACTTAATGTGTTCTGACATCGAATTGAATACAGGTGTGAATCCTTCTCGACATACCCCAGAACCTATGATTTGCTCCACGCATGGACCGTGTTTTCCGACATTGAAAAGAAAGGATGCAGCGGCGAGGATCTGCTTCTCGAAATGGACCGTATCCTCAGGCCTACAGGGTTTGCTATCATCCGGGATCGACAACCAGTGATCGACTTTGTAAAGAAGTATTTAGCCGCATTGCACTGGGAAGTAGTCGCAACGGCTGATTCCAATTCGGAAACCGGCCAGGATGGAGATGAAGTGGTGCTCATCATTCAAAAGAAGCTCTGGCTGACAAGTGAGAGCTTCAGAGGTACAGAGTAGACTACTGAGTAGAACTCCACTGGTTGATTTACTTATGTGCCcctattttgatttatttcaacCTTTTCTTGGGGTCTAAGAAGAATATCCCAAGAGTTGAGGGGGGGAATGTCATCATTTTGTAGACGACAGAGTGATGttttatcctttttctttttcctcatgtctttgttttctttttcgtttttgctttttttttttaaaattatagactatttttaattataggcTATTCATAACtgtttgatattataaattcatgtGGGAATCATAGCTCTGCCTCTCCAAAATGTCTTATCACTGTTAGGGTTAATTGCACTTTGCACCCTCGAATTATACCTTATGTCTTATCACTCTTAGTTAAATGTATCATTTAGCTCCTTATTCAAatgtatacatatttattgCATAATTTCTTTATAGCAACTTGCAATCGTTCTTCATTagagaaaaaagatatatagtttagttataatatagggaaaaaaaaaaagtaaattacttGGGGGTTCGTTGGTTCAAGTGAGGGGAAAAGGACAGTGAAAGGGGAGAGGGAGGGAGtggga from Sesamum indicum cultivar Zhongzhi No. 13 linkage group LG3, S_indicum_v1.0, whole genome shotgun sequence harbors:
- the LOC105158465 gene encoding probable methyltransferase PMT3, whose protein sequence is MTRGRSDGPQKKRLLTSVGVLAVFLVFLYVYFGSKNAGESALEYGSRSLRKLGSSYLGGDEDSDLGKQDDASIKLSLDEGEDAITPKSFPVCDDRHSELIPCLDRNLIYQMRLKLDLSVMEHYERHCPLPERRYNCLIPPPPGYKIPIKWPKSRDEVWKANIPHTHLAHEKSDQNWMVVKGDKIHFPGGGTHFHYGADKYIASIANMLNFSNDNLNNEGRLRTVFDVGCGVASFGGYLLSSDIIAMSLAPNDVHQNQIQFALERGIPAYLGVLGTKRLPYPSRSFEFAHCSRCRIDWLQRDGILLLELDRVLRPGGYFAYSSPEAYAQDEEDLRIWREMSALVERMCWRIASKRNQTVIWQKPLTNDCYLEREPGTQPPLCRSDDDPDAVWGVQMEACITPYSDHDHKTKGSGLAPWPARLTTPPPRLADFGYSSEMFEKDQELWRRRVDQYWSLLSPKISSDTLRNVMDMKANLGSFAAALKDKDVWVMNVVPEDGPKTLKIVYDRGLIGTVHNWCESFSTYPRTYDLLHAWTVFSDIEKKGCSGEDLLLEMDRILRPTGFAIIRDRQPVIDFVKKYLAALHWEVVATADSNSETGQDGDEVVLIIQKKLWLTSESFRGTE